One Phoenix dactylifera cultivar Barhee BC4 chromosome 14, palm_55x_up_171113_PBpolish2nd_filt_p, whole genome shotgun sequence DNA window includes the following coding sequences:
- the LOC103698386 gene encoding F-box protein SKIP16: protein MAVGLEGLEGLILETILSKLEPVVVTTVACVSTKLRAAASEDALWRHFCTRDLGLDAPLDPDGNPCPSFKAAYKIWFRSFGRYPLPLVKRAKQCWVSIKSWMAVNYPEAHDTLRKGASEAEIKWAEESLGVKLPVPTRVMFQFCDGQQTMSEDPSEGKRLASLGIIGGYEFYDHYVNVHLLPLKQIVAYTKIFSRRLGFPTRSKYIILAASYYSGKYFFLNCADGQLYVGTKNLMTDGEMLPCVPQELINPMLDAGNHVPQDALLLWLEEHSRRLHSGVICLRGERSFRSISLYPELPPLCSVAVTNGVQVRASAVFVPEASDLNGGDQEYYYSYSIRMSLLPEGCMLGGMYFSSCQLHSRHWIIRCRDIVVSDVHGEAVIGKFPLLFPDKEEFVYESCTPLPGAPGSVEGSFTFVPGRLRKPEGKQFDVKVAPFILEEPKYIF from the exons ATGGCGGTGGGGCTGGAGGGATTGGAGGGTCTGATCTTGGAGACCATCCTCTCCAAGCTCGAACCTGTAGTTGTCACCACTGTCGCCTGCGTCTCTACCAAGCTGAGGGCCGCCGCCTCCGAGGACGCGCTCTGGCGCCACTTCTGCACCCGCGATCTCGGCCTCGACGCCCCCCTCGACCCCGACGGCAACCCTTGCCCATCCTTCAAG GCTGCATATAAGATTTGGTTTCGATCATTTGGTAGGTACCCCTTGCCTCTAGTAAAGAGAGCCAAACAATGTTGGGTTTCAATCAAGAGTTGGATGGCTGTAAATTATCCAGAAGCCCATGATACTTTGAGGAAAGGTGCATCTGAAGCTGAAATAAAATGGGCAGAGGAATCGCTAGGGGTAAAATTACCTGTGCCAACAAGGGTCATGTTTCAATTTTGTGATGGTCAGCAGACGATGTCTGAAGATCCATCTGAGGGAAAACGTCTGGCCTCTTTGGGGATTATAGGAGGCTATGAGTTTTATGACCATTATGTAAATGTGCACTTGTTACCTCTAAAGCAGATTGTTGCATATACTAAAATATTTTCCAGAAGGCTAGGTTTTCCAACCAGGTCGAAGTATATTATCTTGGCAGCTTCATATTATTCAGGGAAGTACTTTTTCCTTAATTGTGCTGATGGCCAACTTTATGTTGGCACGAAGAATCTGATGACTGATGGAGAAATGTTGCCATGTGTACCACAAGAATTGATAAACCCAATGCTTGATGCTGGTAATCATGTGCCACAAGATGCATTGCTGTTGTGGTTGGAAGAGCATTCCAGGCGTCTGCATAGTGGTGTAATTTGCCTTCGTGGAGAAAGATCATTTCGAAGTATCAGCTTATATCCTGAGCTACCTCCATTATGTTCTGTTGCAGTGACTAATGGGGTTCAG GTGCGTGCATCTGCTGTGTTTGTGCCGGAAGCATCTGATCTTAATGGAGGGGATCAAGAGTATTATTATTCTTACTCAATTCGGATGTCTCTCCTTCCTGAGGGATGCATGCTGGGTGGCATGTACTTCTCCTCATGCCAGCTCCATTCACGGCATTGGATTATCCGTTGCAGGGATATTGTTGTATCTGATGTGCATGGTGAAGCTGTAATAGGAAAG TTTCCTCTCCTGTTCCCTGATAAGGAAGAGTTTGTCTATGAAAGTTGCACCCCCTTGCCAGGGGCTCCTGGATCTGTTGAGGGCTCTTTTACATTTGTTCCTGGCAG gTTGAGGAAGCCTGAAGGGAAGCAGTTTGATGTGAAAGTGGCACCTTTCATTCTTGAAGAACCAAAGTACATCTTCTAA